ATTGACCCGAACAAAATTAATTGGGATGAACTTAAAAATCTGGGTATTACCAAAGGAGACCTTGAAAAATCAAAGGCATTAGAACCCATGTTGCGTGGTTACAAATCGCCATCAACATTTGCAATTGAAGCTAATCTGGGAACAGTTGTTATGAAAACCGATGCACGGCTTTCGTTTCGTCCCGACAAAGATGGAAATGTGGTATTGGCTATTCACGGAATCCGCAAACAGCCGGAATTGAACCGTCCGTACTTCGGTCATCAGTTTAGCGATGAGGATAAAAAGAACTTGAAAGAAAGTGGCAATATGGGACGTGTGGTAGATGTAAAGAATTATATTACAGGCGAAAACATTCCGTCTTTTATCAGTGTGGACACACAAACCAATGAATTGGTTTCCATGAAAGCATCATCGCTTAAACTTCCTGATGAAATCAAAGGTGTGAAGTTGGAGGATACCCAAAAAGCGGATTTACGAGAGGGGAAAGCGGTCTATTTGGAAAATATGATTTCAGCAAAAGACCAGCCTTTCTCTGCAATGGTTCAAGTAAATGCGGAAAAACGAAGCCTTGAATTTATCTTTCCCAAAGAGGAAAAACAAGTTCAACGGCAATCACAAGAACAAACTGTCCGTATTCCGAAAACACTTGCAGGAGTGGAATTATCCGAAAAACAACAAGCCGACTTGAAAGCCGACAAAACCATTTATGTAAAAGGCATGAAAGACGGAAAAGGGGAAGAATATAATGCGTATGTGAAAGTAAATCAAGAGAAAGGAAAGTTGGATTTTTATCAGTTCAATCCCGATAAGGCAAAAGAGAAAGCCAAAGAAATTACTCCGGCAGAAGGTCATAAAACCCAAGTGGCAGTTAATTCAGATGGTAAAACCAACGAAGCCACCAAACAAAGTAATGAGCCTTTGAAACCGGAACAGGTAAAACCCACCGAAAATCAACAGAAAAAGCAGGAAGAGAAACAGGAGCAGAAACAAGATGCTCCTAAGAAATCGAAAGGGCGAAAGATGTAGCATTCATTTCTTTGTGAAATTTGAAATAGCACCTAATAGAAATATTGGGTGCTATTTTTGTTTATACATTGTTATATTGCATAGAATAAATCCTTCAGAAAAAGGACAAGAGAGAATTTAATGTTATACTTTTGTAATAAAAATTTTATGATGGAAATGAGTAGTGATAGGTTATATGTTATAGGGAATGGATTTGATTTACATCATGGATTAAGAACTCAATATTCAGATTTTCAGGCATACTTGAAAAAACAAAATCCAAGTCTATTATACTTGTTAGACAGTTGTTTTTCAGTTGATTTATGGTCTGATTTCGAAAGCAATTTATCAAAATTGGATATAGCTGAAATATTTGCAGACAATGAAGATTTATTGCCAGATGATAATAGTGATAGAGATGGCGACAAATATGTGTTTATTGACAAAATGGAACAAATTAAAAATAATTTGACTGTTGGTTTGAGAGACGAATTGAGAAATTGGATATTAGCATTAGACTATCCATCAGATATAGATAGGATAAAATTAAATTTAGATACAAATGCAACTTTTTTAACCTTTAATTATTCCGACACATTAGAACGTCTTTACAAAATAAATTCCGACCATATTATACATATACATAATAAAGCAATATGGATAGATTTAGATAAATTCAGTCCCAAAGAACGCTCTATAATAGAAATTTCAGAGAGGTTTAAAGCTAAATTTCATGAGTTCTGGCCACAAGAATCAAAAATCAGGAGGAGCGTACTTGAAGATAATAGCGATATTATTATTGGACATGCTGTTAAAAATATTTCACTTGAAAGACCCACTACAACTCAAAAGGGAATAAACACTTCTTATTCATATGAAGAAGGTTTTGATATGATAAAATCGTATGACAATTATAAAAATACTGAACAAATACTAAATAAGAATAGGTATTTCTTTAACAATCTTCATTCTATCAATACAATAATCATCATTGGGCATTCATTATCAGATGTTGATATACCTTACTTTGAAGAGTTAAGTAATAAGGCAATAAAATGTGAAAAGTATAAAATTACTCACTATGGGGCTGAAAACTTAAAAAACATCCAAGTTCAATCTGCCAAATTTTTGAACATTAACCAGAATATTGATTTTGTTAATTTAGATGATGATATTGAAAACATCAGACATAATTTGAAATAATCTCACCACTTCTCCCTAATCAACCGATGCACATCCGATTCCTTGTAATAGCAACGACCATCATTCAATTTAATAAAAGGCAAAATTCCTTTTGTCCGATAGCGTTGCAGGGTGCGAGAACTGACTTTCAATAGGAACATCATATCTTGATTGTCCAATAATCTTTCTCCGTCTAAACAGTTTTGTTGAGTTGCCAAGCGTTCCACTTTTTTGTCGAGCATATCGAATTTGTCGAACATACGCTCCATAAAGGCTATAAATGTTTCTCTGTCAATATTCATGGTTATATAAGTCCTCTTGTAAAATAATTTTGATTGGAAATATCTTTGATGATAATTTCCTTTTCCCGCATAAAACGGATATAGCTTTTGGCGGTACGTTCCTTGACATCCATAATTTGCTGAATTTGTTCGCACAGGTCGATGTATGTGATAAATGTTTGTTGGTCAAATATTTCGCGGGCAACTCCAAGCAATTCTTTTTCTTTGCGTTTCTCTTTTTCTTCACGCGGTTTTTCTCCACGATATATGTGCATTCCGGCTTCCTTATCCCAGGAGAATTGCATTAACGGAACATCCAACGGGCTTCCTTCACGAACTTTCAAGGCTTTTACAACAGATGTAGATTGGTCATTATCCAACTCAATGGAAAGAATGGCGGAAGATTTCCGTTGCAGTTCCGAACCCAAATGACCACGTAATTTCAACCCATTAGGAACATAATGTAAAACGCAAACCATACAAGTCTGATAAATTCCTGCCAATCGGTAGAGTTCATCGACAACCCGCAGACTTTCGGCTTCATCGTTGGCGGAATGCACCAAATCGGCAATACCGTCAATAATAACCAATTGAATCCCGCCAAACTCATAATAGAACTTATCCATGCTTTGAACGATGGATTGCAAACGTTCTTTCCGCGACATTCCAGTCAGACAAAATGCTTTGAGTTCATCGGGTTTGTCGTTGAGTTTCGCTCGTTTCAACAAATTGGAAACGTTTTTAAATAACTGAACTTCGGATTGTTCGGTATCGTAAAGCAAAACCGCTTTATGTTTTTTATTTTCATTTACGATAATTCCCAATGTATCAACTGTATTGGAAGTTCGCACAGAACCCGCAACCAAAGAAGCAACATAGTTACTTTTTCCTGTACCCTCTCCGCCTGTAATGCAAAGGATATTTCCTTGTGTTCCCAACGGAACATCACCAGCCGAGATAATTTCTTGTGCTTTCACCGGCGGGTTGTCAAAATCTATTTCACATGATTTGAGCATGGTCATTGTATCGTTATAGAGTTTATCTAAAAAATCGAGAAACAGCCTCATAAATTCATCCCGACCGTTTCCGAGTTTGAAATAATCCGAAATATCCTTTTCTTCTTTCGTTCCCGAAAGCGGAAGAATCAGCCGTTTGATTCCGTATTCAGCCAATTGCTTTTCCTGTTTTGCCGAAGCATCCAATCCGGTTTTATCTACATCATATAATAGAATTATGTGTTTGAAACGAAAAGTGAGATTATGAATAATATCCTGCGGAATATGAACGGTTTCGCTATTGAAACAAATCGCATGAAATCCATGTGAAGCCAATGCCATCACATCTTTTTCGCCACCTGTAATAAACAATGTATCGCCCTTTGCCGGAAGTTGTTCCAAGCCGAAACAATAATTGTCGCCAATAT
This portion of the Bacteroidales bacterium genome encodes:
- a CDS encoding helix-turn-helix domain-containing protein — its product is MNIDRETFIAFMERMFDKFDMLDKKVERLATQQNCLDGERLLDNQDMMFLLKVSSRTLQRYRTKGILPFIKLNDGRCYYKESDVHRLIREKW
- a CDS encoding bacteriophage abortive infection AbiH family protein; translated protein: MSSDRLYVIGNGFDLHHGLRTQYSDFQAYLKKQNPSLLYLLDSCFSVDLWSDFESNLSKLDIAEIFADNEDLLPDDNSDRDGDKYVFIDKMEQIKNNLTVGLRDELRNWILALDYPSDIDRIKLNLDTNATFLTFNYSDTLERLYKINSDHIIHIHNKAIWIDLDKFSPKERSIIEISERFKAKFHEFWPQESKIRRSVLEDNSDIIIGHAVKNISLERPTTTQKGINTSYSYEEGFDMIKSYDNYKNTEQILNKNRYFFNNLHSINTIIIIGHSLSDVDIPYFEELSNKAIKCEKYKITHYGAENLKNIQVQSAKFLNINQNIDFVNLDDDIENIRHNLK
- a CDS encoding DUF3945 domain-containing protein, which produces MAFDKEKKTIGVVKGIDEKGELQTVPPKQEHNNDFLKVDKNANLFENFFKNFASQLKDPTRFNFFKVEIGQAEQTAKTMQKNVKNPTPAGDEILGKLYVEVKEPEKQSQQQSESPKYFIDPNKINWDELKNLGITKGDLEKSKALEPMLRGYKSPSTFAIEANLGTVVMKTDARLSFRPDKDGNVVLAIHGIRKQPELNRPYFGHQFSDEDKKNLKESGNMGRVVDVKNYITGENIPSFISVDTQTNELVSMKASSLKLPDEIKGVKLEDTQKADLREGKAVYLENMISAKDQPFSAMVQVNAEKRSLEFIFPKEEKQVQRQSQEQTVRIPKTLAGVELSEKQQADLKADKTIYVKGMKDGKGEEYNAYVKVNQEKGKLDFYQFNPDKAKEKAKEITPAEGHKTQVAVNSDGKTNEATKQSNEPLKPEQVKPTENQQKKQEEKQEQKQDAPKKSKGRKM
- a CDS encoding toprim domain-containing protein gives rise to the protein MLNKEELLRKTNKGLDVFRYYIPTTFRIGRNFLNPLYEDNRASCNVFFDRNSDCYRLKDFGNDDYSGDCFFFVGILKGLDCNRLEDFKEILSIINHDMFLGLSYDKHKFAVSKFQKPENNITHKRESKPFLFKEQRFSESELSYWKQFGIIQDILNTYKVSSIKEFQSENSEGKTYTLTSCPEEPIFGYKGKRYIKLYRPFSQTRFLYGGDIGDNYCFGLEQLPAKGDTLFITGGEKDVMALASHGFHAICFNSETVHIPQDIIHNLTFRFKHIILLYDVDKTGLDASAKQEKQLAEYGIKRLILPLSGTKEEKDISDYFKLGNGRDEFMRLFLDFLDKLYNDTMTMLKSCEIDFDNPPVKAQEIISAGDVPLGTQGNILCITGGEGTGKSNYVASLVAGSVRTSNTVDTLGIIVNENKKHKAVLLYDTEQSEVQLFKNVSNLLKRAKLNDKPDELKAFCLTGMSRKERLQSIVQSMDKFYYEFGGIQLVIIDGIADLVHSANDEAESLRVVDELYRLAGIYQTCMVCVLHYVPNGLKLRGHLGSELQRKSSAILSIELDNDQSTSVVKALKVREGSPLDVPLMQFSWDKEAGMHIYRGEKPREEKEKRKEKELLGVAREIFDQQTFITYIDLCEQIQQIMDVKERTAKSYIRFMREKEIIIKDISNQNYFTRGLI